The following proteins come from a genomic window of Mycolicibacterium rufum:
- a CDS encoding glycosyltransferase, which yields MTERPLRVLFLVPDLRIGGAERHVTTLLPRMDPRRFTPSVICIGEQGGLFAELAAEGIEVTAWRLRKRQAAQTLWKLVTTMRRTRPDVVVVRGYNAEALGRVAALLAGVRCTVVWVHNIADPEPRGALRDAADRILDRWTTAYFGVAEAQRDYLVGTLGYKQDKIRIVYNGVDTSQFDPHTDRRPLTEFGIDPEEPVVGIVAALRPEKDHATFLKAARRVADAMPQVNFLVIGDGPTRPELERLREDLGLREQVHFIGARHDINRILRAVDVFTLSSRDDCFPIAILEAMASGRPTVCTAVGGIPEMVIDGVTGSLVPAGDPPRLADAIVELVGNADTAQRMGIAARRRAETNFSLVRSVDDAQRALETVAAQAWSPRHRGSCARTVTPARRVPRRPQEATASATSGDSSTAGSR from the coding sequence ATGACCGAACGCCCACTGCGCGTGCTGTTCCTCGTCCCCGATCTCCGCATCGGCGGGGCCGAGCGCCACGTGACGACGCTGCTGCCGCGGATGGACCCCCGCCGTTTCACCCCGTCGGTGATCTGCATCGGCGAACAAGGTGGCCTCTTCGCCGAACTGGCCGCCGAGGGCATCGAGGTGACGGCCTGGCGACTACGCAAACGCCAAGCGGCGCAGACGTTGTGGAAGCTGGTCACCACCATGCGACGGACACGGCCGGACGTGGTCGTTGTCCGCGGTTACAACGCCGAAGCACTGGGCCGCGTCGCAGCCCTGCTCGCGGGTGTCCGGTGCACTGTCGTGTGGGTGCACAACATCGCCGATCCGGAGCCCCGTGGCGCTCTGCGCGATGCCGCCGACCGTATACTGGATCGCTGGACGACTGCGTATTTCGGTGTCGCCGAGGCGCAGCGGGACTACCTGGTGGGCACGCTCGGGTACAAGCAGGACAAGATCCGCATCGTCTACAACGGCGTCGACACCTCACAGTTCGATCCCCACACCGATCGCCGACCGCTCACCGAGTTCGGGATCGACCCTGAGGAGCCGGTGGTCGGAATCGTGGCCGCATTGCGGCCCGAGAAGGACCACGCCACGTTCCTGAAGGCTGCCCGCCGCGTCGCCGACGCGATGCCGCAGGTGAACTTTCTCGTCATCGGCGACGGCCCGACGCGGCCGGAGCTCGAGAGGCTCCGCGAGGATCTCGGGCTGCGCGAGCAGGTGCACTTCATCGGCGCCCGCCACGACATCAACCGGATCCTGCGGGCCGTCGACGTCTTCACGTTGAGCTCGCGTGACGACTGCTTCCCGATCGCGATTCTGGAGGCGATGGCATCCGGGCGTCCGACGGTGTGTACGGCAGTGGGGGGTATCCCCGAGATGGTGATCGACGGGGTGACCGGCTCGCTGGTGCCGGCCGGAGATCCCCCGCGACTGGCCGACGCGATCGTCGAGTTGGTCGGCAATGCCGACACCGCGCAACGGATGGGGATCGCGGCCCGCCGCCGCGCGGAGACGAACTTCAGCCTCGTGCGCAGTGTCGACGACGCACAGCGAGCTCTCGAAACTGTGGCGGCCCAGGCCTGGTCGCCCCGCCACCGCGGGAGCTGCGCCCGGACCGTCACCCCTGCGCGACGCGTTCCTCGGCGGCCGCAGGAGGCCACTGCATCTGCCACGTCAGGGGATTCCTCGACCGCGGGTT
- a CDS encoding GDP-mannose 4,6-dehydratase, giving the protein MTEEFSWTGKSVLVTGGAGFIGSHLVELLVAAGARVTVLDTLASGRRDNLVSVSDSITLTQQDIRRVAWTQHLSTHPADVIFHLAANAYVPPSVAFPSFDFETNCVATFRLLEALRTMQWPGRLVFASSAAVYGNAVRAPIREDDPTVPISPYGAGKLAAERYLAIYGALYGLEVASVRFFSAYGPRQRKQVVFDLLSKLRDNRRSLVIHGDGTQVRDFLYVKDAALSAMTVAARAPMSGEAYNVGAGREYTIDILAKSLCEQLGVSPEIRYTGVNRPGDPEKLVVDITRLKSLGYQPRFDFEEGLATVVEWFRETTGASWE; this is encoded by the coding sequence ATGACCGAAGAATTCAGCTGGACCGGGAAATCGGTTCTCGTCACCGGGGGCGCCGGCTTCATCGGCTCGCATCTGGTGGAACTGCTCGTCGCGGCGGGTGCGAGGGTGACGGTACTCGACACGCTCGCATCGGGCCGGCGAGACAACCTCGTCTCCGTCTCCGACAGCATCACCCTCACGCAACAGGACATCCGCAGAGTGGCCTGGACCCAACACCTTTCGACGCATCCTGCCGACGTGATCTTTCACCTCGCCGCGAACGCGTACGTGCCGCCCTCGGTGGCCTTCCCGTCGTTCGACTTCGAGACCAATTGCGTGGCCACCTTCCGATTGCTGGAGGCGCTGCGCACGATGCAGTGGCCGGGACGGCTCGTGTTCGCGTCATCCGCGGCGGTCTACGGCAACGCCGTGCGGGCGCCGATCCGAGAGGACGATCCCACGGTGCCGATCTCGCCCTACGGCGCCGGAAAGCTGGCCGCTGAACGTTATCTCGCGATCTACGGGGCGCTGTACGGACTCGAGGTGGCGTCGGTGAGATTCTTCTCCGCATACGGGCCACGCCAACGCAAGCAGGTGGTGTTCGATCTGCTCAGCAAGCTTCGTGACAACCGTAGGAGCCTCGTGATCCACGGCGACGGGACCCAGGTCCGGGACTTCCTGTACGTCAAGGATGCGGCGCTGTCCGCGATGACCGTCGCCGCCCGGGCGCCGATGTCCGGTGAGGCGTACAACGTGGGCGCCGGCCGGGAGTACACGATCGACATCCTCGCCAAATCACTGTGCGAACAGCTGGGTGTGTCTCCGGAGATCCGGTACACCGGGGTGAATCGGCCCGGCGACCCAGAGAAGCTCGTCGTCGACATCACCAGGCTGAAGTCTCTCGGTTACCAACCCCGGTTCGATTTCGAGGAAGGCCTCGCCACGGTGGTGGAGTGGTTCCGGGAGACGACCGGTGCATCATGGGAATGA